The following proteins are co-located in the Paludibaculum fermentans genome:
- a CDS encoding ThuA domain-containing protein, producing the protein MKPLRIASICLIVLGLCAPVNHTLQAQARKKRLLVIGANNTVGERQGFQHDSTSQAMATLWNLGRESTLWDTYFKSDTYLLTKQKLPNNAKNLDYFDAVAFYTTGNFQLTDEQKSALLSFVRDDGKGFIGVHSAPDSFYDWPEYGEMIGGYFDGHPWNTFQAPIVVEDPSNPIVRHFSKEFTTLDEIYQAKNFSREKCRVLLRLDENKLDLTKPAVKRTDKDFAVAWIKNYGKGRVFYSTFGHTPESWDRPDIRQMWLEAVKWTMGLTEADATPRPRPAK; encoded by the coding sequence ATGAAACCCCTTCGAATCGCATCCATTTGCCTGATCGTTTTGGGCCTATGCGCCCCCGTCAATCATACCCTCCAGGCCCAGGCCCGCAAAAAGAGGCTCCTGGTGATCGGCGCCAACAACACGGTTGGCGAGCGGCAGGGCTTTCAGCACGATTCCACGTCGCAGGCCATGGCTACACTCTGGAACCTCGGCCGCGAATCCACGCTTTGGGATACCTACTTCAAGAGCGATACGTATCTCCTGACGAAGCAGAAGCTGCCCAACAACGCCAAGAACCTCGACTATTTCGACGCGGTTGCCTTCTACACCACCGGCAACTTCCAGCTCACGGACGAGCAGAAGTCCGCACTGCTGTCCTTTGTCCGCGACGACGGCAAGGGCTTCATCGGTGTGCATTCCGCTCCGGACAGCTTCTACGACTGGCCCGAGTATGGCGAGATGATCGGCGGGTATTTCGATGGCCATCCCTGGAATACGTTCCAGGCCCCCATCGTTGTCGAGGACCCGTCGAACCCCATCGTGCGCCACTTCTCGAAGGAGTTCACGACTCTGGACGAGATCTACCAGGCGAAGAACTTCTCGCGCGAGAAGTGCCGGGTGCTGCTGCGCCTGGATGAGAACAAGCTGGATCTGACCAAGCCGGCGGTGAAGCGAACGGACAAGGATTTCGCGGTGGCCTGGATCAAAAACTACGGCAAGGGCCGGGTCTTCTACTCCACGTTCGGCCACACCCCGGAATCGTGGGACCGGCCGGATATCCGCCAGATGTGGCTGGAAGCGGTCAAGTGGACCATGGGCCTGACCGAGGCCGACGCCACCCCGCGCCCGCGCCCTGCCAAGTAG